A genome region from Arachidicoccus soli includes the following:
- a CDS encoding lipoprotein signal peptidase, which yields MKSSSLKGTYIAGFIILLLVIDQTLKFFIKTHYYLGEEHFILGHWFRLHFVENEGMAWGLKFGGGFGKIVLTLFRLVAVIWGTFYLRKLIHKKAKTGYIICISLIYAGAAGNLIDSMFYGMIFNASDPYIQNIAHFLPKHGGYASFLHGRVVDMLYFPLVDTVLPKWIPIYGGKEFTFFDPVFNLADFYISFSFFVLIIFQRKFFPEKLDAKKEVNSSSESTTSLAE from the coding sequence TTGAAATCTTCATCTTTAAAAGGAACTTATATAGCCGGTTTTATCATATTGCTTTTAGTAATTGATCAGACTTTAAAGTTTTTTATCAAAACGCATTATTATTTAGGCGAAGAGCATTTTATACTCGGACATTGGTTTCGCTTGCATTTTGTTGAAAATGAAGGCATGGCCTGGGGCTTAAAATTTGGAGGGGGCTTTGGGAAAATTGTACTTACATTATTCCGTTTAGTAGCAGTAATATGGGGAACCTTTTACTTAAGGAAACTAATTCATAAGAAGGCTAAGACGGGTTATATTATCTGCATTTCCCTTATATACGCTGGGGCGGCTGGAAATCTTATCGACAGTATGTTTTACGGAATGATATTTAATGCGAGCGATCCTTATATTCAAAACATAGCTCATTTTTTACCCAAACATGGGGGTTATGCCAGTTTCTTACATGGTCGTGTAGTAGATATGCTCTACTTTCCTTTAGTAGATACGGTACTCCCAAAATGGATTCCCATTTACGGTGGCAAAGAATTTACGTTCTTCGATCCTGTATTTAACCTAGCTGATTTTTATATTTCCTTTAGTTTCTTTGTATTAATTATCTTTCAAAGAAAATTTTTTCCCGAAAAACTAGATGCAAAAAAAGAAGTTAACTCTTCTTCAGAAAGCACAACGAGCCTTGCAGAATAA
- the fumC gene encoding class II fumarate hydratase produces the protein MEFRIEKDTMGEVKVPANVYWGAQTQRSIENFKIAEDINKMPKEIIKAFAYLKKAAAITNEELGVLPKEKSILIGKVADEILEGKLDDQFPLVVWQTGSGTQSNMNANEVIAYRAHVLNGGALADKEKVLHPNDDVNKSQSSNDTFPTAMHIAAYKILIENTIPAIEKLRDTLKKKSDDFKHVVKIGRTHFMDATPLTLGQEFSGYAAQLTHGLRAIKNTLDHLSELALGGTAVGTGLNAPKGYSELVAKNIAGLTGLPFVTAENKFESLAAHDAIVEAHGALKTIAVSLMKIGNDIRMLSSGPRSGIGEIHIPDNEPGSSIMPGKVNPTQCEALTMIAAQVMGNDVAINIGGATGHFELNVFKPVMIYNFLHSARLIGDACVSFNDKCAEGIEPIEANIKKHVDNSLMLVTALNPKIGYYKAAEIAQTAHKNGSTLKETAVNLGYLTPEQFDEWVVPVNMCGDIK, from the coding sequence ATGGAATTTCGTATAGAAAAAGATACAATGGGTGAGGTAAAGGTACCTGCAAATGTCTATTGGGGCGCACAAACACAGCGTAGTATTGAAAACTTTAAAATTGCAGAGGACATTAATAAAATGCCCAAAGAGATTATTAAAGCCTTTGCTTATTTGAAGAAAGCAGCTGCGATTACCAATGAAGAATTGGGCGTATTGCCCAAAGAAAAATCGATATTGATTGGTAAAGTTGCAGACGAAATTTTAGAAGGAAAGTTGGATGACCAGTTTCCATTAGTAGTTTGGCAAACTGGTAGTGGCACCCAAAGCAATATGAATGCCAATGAAGTAATTGCTTATCGTGCGCATGTATTGAATGGCGGGGCATTGGCGGATAAAGAGAAAGTATTGCATCCCAATGATGATGTGAATAAATCGCAATCTTCCAACGATACTTTTCCTACGGCGATGCATATCGCAGCTTATAAAATTTTAATTGAAAACACTATCCCAGCTATTGAAAAACTGCGTGATACTTTAAAGAAGAAATCAGATGATTTTAAACATGTCGTAAAAATTGGTCGCACACATTTTATGGATGCTACGCCCCTTACATTGGGCCAAGAATTTAGCGGATATGCTGCACAATTGACTCATGGTCTTCGCGCAATTAAAAATACTTTAGATCATTTATCAGAATTGGCTTTAGGCGGAACTGCAGTAGGGACGGGGCTCAACGCACCAAAAGGCTATTCCGAATTGGTCGCTAAAAATATTGCAGGACTTACAGGCTTACCATTTGTTACAGCCGAAAATAAATTTGAATCTTTAGCGGCACACGATGCAATTGTAGAAGCGCATGGGGCTTTGAAAACTATTGCTGTAAGTTTGATGAAAATTGGAAATGATATTCGTATGCTTTCAAGCGGACCCAGAAGTGGTATTGGTGAAATTCATATTCCTGATAATGAACCAGGTTCTTCCATTATGCCGGGTAAAGTAAATCCTACACAGTGTGAGGCTTTGACAATGATTGCGGCGCAGGTGATGGGTAATGATGTCGCAATTAATATTGGTGGTGCGACAGGACATTTTGAACTAAATGTTTTTAAACCAGTTATGATTTATAACTTCTTACATAGCGCAAGGTTGATTGGAGATGCTTGCGTTAGTTTCAATGATAAATGTGCTGAAGGAATTGAACCTATAGAAGCAAACATTAAAAAACATGTGGATAATAGTTTGATGTTGGTTACTGCCTTAAATCCAAAAATTGGTTATTATAAAGCCGCAGAAATAGCTCAAACTGCACACAAAAACGGAAGTACACTTAAGGAAACTGCTGTGAACTTGGGTTATCTTACACCTGAACAGTTTGATGAATGGGTGGTTCCTGTAAATATGTGTGGAGATATAAAATAA
- a CDS encoding VanZ family protein, producing MNKRISFLRFLPFLLWIVLVYILLTLPGKDFGNLEIDIPNLDKVVHMGLFGGVVFWFGFAFLKTGIKKSKKRIIFITIMSCLYGVGMEYIQKYFTNHTRDFSYGDMVADTLGAIIAFFVIEWVIKKYQASIAKRKKNTQGPK from the coding sequence ATGAATAAAAGAATATCTTTCTTACGCTTTTTACCCTTCCTTCTTTGGATTGTTTTAGTATATATTTTATTGACTTTACCCGGGAAAGATTTTGGCAATTTAGAAATTGACATTCCCAACCTCGATAAGGTAGTTCACATGGGATTGTTTGGCGGGGTAGTTTTCTGGTTTGGTTTTGCTTTTTTGAAAACAGGAATAAAGAAAAGTAAAAAAAGAATTATTTTTATAACAATCATGTCTTGCTTATATGGCGTAGGAATGGAATATATTCAAAAATATTTCACAAACCATACCCGTGATTTTTCCTATGGGGATATGGTTGCTGATACATTAGGGGCCATTATTGCTTTCTTTGTAATCGAATGGGTGATAAAAAAATATCAAGCTTCTATAGCCAAAAGAAAAAAAAATACACAAGGACCAAAATAA
- the mgtA gene encoding magnesium-translocating P-type ATPase, translated as MNKTNLKQRIKTKTVFSKSNSTEDKNINYLKQIATYSNQEVFDELKSSMDGLSEESIEARQEQYGINEISHEKAASWFRQLIEAFLNPFIGVLVVIAIISFITDVVFAAPGQEDYTTVSIVVIMVVLSSLLRFWQEFSSNRAAEQLKSMVKTTATVLRKGIGKEEIDIKKLLPGDIIYLSAGDMIPADCRILQSKDLFVSQAVLTGESLPMEKQAFALSDSLGRSVIELDNICFMGTNVVSGTAVGIIVHTGSNTYVGSIGKAISGKRAETSFDKGINKVSWLLIRYMLIMVPLVFVINGITKGNWLEAFLFGISIAVGLTPEMLPMIVTANLAKGAVNMSKRKVIVKRLNAIQNIGAMDILCTDKTGTLTMDKIVLERHLNVFGDTDDEVLKWAYLNSYHQTGLKNLLDAAVLEHTELHDYLKVEEHFLKIDEIPFDFQRRRMSVILEQHNGKHLLICKGAVEEMLDLCTQVFDPGEDRQLHIENDRIIPLDKIAREMVLNTSKTLNKEGLRVLLVAIKEYDERPLTYSVDDEKNMILTGFIGFLDPAKPSAKPAIEGLQKLGVQVKVLTGDNEVVTKKICKDVGIPINNIVLGTELERMSDEELLEEIDNISILAKLSPLQKSRVVKLLQKKGHTVGFMGDGINDAVALRNADVGISVDTAVDIAKESADIILLEKDLMVIRKGVIYGRRTFGNIIKYIKMTASSNFGNMFSMLGASAIFPFLPMLPIQILVQNLLYDMSQISIPWDTMDEEFIQKPQKWSAGGISKFMIYMGPISSIFDYVTFAIMFFIFKANSPAHQSLFQTGWFVEGLLSQTLIVHMIRTRKIPFIQSWASAPLLASTSLIMAIGIFIPFSPLVMVFHMQPLPLSYFPWLIGILLSYCLIMQLLKSWFIKKFDQWL; from the coding sequence ATGAATAAAACCAATTTGAAACAACGGATAAAAACTAAAACTGTTTTTTCGAAATCAAATTCGACAGAAGATAAAAATATTAATTACCTAAAACAAATTGCGACATATAGTAATCAAGAAGTTTTCGATGAACTGAAAAGCAGTATGGACGGACTTTCCGAAGAAAGCATCGAAGCAAGACAAGAACAATACGGTATCAATGAAATCTCACATGAAAAAGCGGCTTCCTGGTTTAGGCAGTTGATAGAAGCTTTTCTCAACCCATTTATAGGTGTATTAGTTGTTATTGCTATTATTTCTTTTATTACAGATGTAGTATTTGCTGCACCTGGGCAAGAAGATTATACGACTGTTAGTATCGTGGTTATTATGGTCGTGTTGAGTTCTTTATTAAGATTCTGGCAGGAATTTTCGAGTAATCGTGCAGCGGAACAGTTAAAAAGCATGGTAAAAACGACTGCTACGGTTTTAAGAAAGGGAATAGGGAAAGAAGAAATTGATATTAAGAAGTTGTTGCCTGGAGATATAATTTATTTAAGTGCGGGAGATATGATTCCGGCCGACTGTCGTATCCTTCAATCCAAAGATTTGTTTGTCTCACAGGCCGTGCTTACAGGTGAATCATTACCGATGGAAAAACAAGCTTTTGCGCTATCTGACTCATTAGGTAGATCAGTAATTGAATTGGATAATATTTGCTTTATGGGGACCAACGTAGTGAGTGGCACAGCGGTAGGCATTATTGTTCATACAGGTAGTAATACATATGTTGGTTCTATTGGAAAGGCTATCAGTGGCAAGAGAGCGGAAACAAGTTTTGATAAGGGTATTAATAAGGTAAGTTGGTTATTGATTAGATATATGTTAATAATGGTGCCCTTGGTATTTGTTATTAATGGGATCACAAAAGGGAACTGGCTCGAAGCATTTTTATTCGGTATATCTATAGCTGTAGGCCTTACGCCAGAAATGCTTCCTATGATTGTTACGGCCAACCTTGCCAAAGGTGCAGTAAACATGAGTAAAAGGAAAGTGATCGTAAAAAGATTAAATGCTATTCAGAATATTGGTGCTATGGATATTTTATGTACAGATAAAACAGGTACACTGACGATGGATAAAATTGTATTGGAGCGGCATTTGAATGTATTTGGCGATACTGATGATGAAGTATTGAAATGGGCTTATCTTAATAGCTACCACCAAACCGGATTAAAGAACTTACTGGATGCGGCAGTACTTGAACATACGGAATTGCATGATTATTTAAAAGTAGAAGAACATTTTCTGAAAATTGATGAGATACCTTTCGATTTTCAACGACGTAGAATGAGTGTAATTCTTGAACAACATAATGGTAAACATTTATTGATTTGTAAAGGTGCTGTCGAAGAGATGCTTGATTTATGTACACAAGTATTTGATCCGGGAGAAGATCGTCAATTGCACATTGAGAATGATAGAATAATTCCATTGGACAAAATAGCGAGAGAAATGGTGTTGAACACTTCAAAGACACTCAATAAGGAGGGGTTGAGAGTTTTGCTAGTTGCTATCAAAGAGTATGATGAACGGCCGTTAACCTATTCCGTCGATGATGAAAAGAATATGATCCTCACTGGGTTTATAGGTTTTCTAGATCCTGCCAAACCATCAGCCAAACCGGCAATTGAAGGATTGCAGAAATTGGGAGTGCAAGTGAAGGTTTTGACAGGAGATAATGAAGTCGTAACAAAAAAAATATGTAAAGATGTAGGCATCCCTATTAATAATATTGTACTGGGAACTGAATTGGAAAGGATGAGCGATGAAGAATTGCTGGAGGAGATTGATAACATTAGTATATTGGCAAAACTAAGCCCACTCCAGAAATCAAGAGTTGTAAAGCTATTACAAAAGAAAGGACATACTGTTGGTTTTATGGGAGATGGTATTAATGATGCCGTTGCACTTCGTAATGCCGATGTGGGTATCTCTGTAGATACAGCTGTAGATATAGCCAAAGAAAGTGCTGACATTATTTTGTTGGAAAAGGACTTGATGGTTATACGTAAAGGAGTTATTTATGGCAGACGCACTTTTGGTAACATTATCAAATACATTAAGATGACTGCTAGTAGCAATTTTGGGAATATGTTTAGTATGCTAGGTGCAAGTGCAATATTCCCTTTTTTGCCGATGTTACCTATTCAAATATTAGTTCAAAACCTATTGTACGATATGTCTCAGATTTCGATTCCTTGGGATACCATGGATGAAGAGTTTATTCAAAAACCGCAAAAATGGAGTGCAGGCGGCATTAGTAAGTTTATGATTTATATGGGACCAATCAGTTCTATTTTTGATTATGTAACTTTTGCAATTATGTTCTTTATATTCAAAGCAAATTCCCCGGCACATCAGAGTTTATTCCAAACTGGGTGGTTTGTAGAAGGATTATTATCGCAAACATTAATCGTTCATATGATTCGCACACGCAAAATACCTTTTATACAAAGTTGGGCATCAGCCCCGCTTTTAGCTTCTACTTCATTAATCATGGCTATTGGTATTTTCATTCCTTTTTCACCCTTGGTAATGGTATTTCATATGCAGCCACTACCTTTAAGTTATTTCCCATGGTTAATAGGTATTTTATTAAGTTACTGTTTAATTATGCAATTGCTTAAATCATGGTTTATTAAGAAATTTGACCAATGGCTTTAG